ATGCAATTATTGCAGTGGTATGTGTGAATGATGTGTTGCTTTATCAAAGAGTGATAGAAACAGTTGAACTTCTGTATGAAGCAATTTTTATTTTTGTTTTATTACAAGCAATTATTGTATCTTATCGGTATTCGAAGTTATTTGAACATAATGTTTCATTATCTTCGGATTTGCTTCAATTAAATGAAACATTAGAGCATAAAATCGCAGAGAGAACGGCTGATATTCATCGGAAAAATGAAGAATTGGCAACTATGCATCAAAGTAGAACAGAAATGCTGGCGAATATTTCCCACGATATGGGGTCTCCCCTTACTGGGATTCAAATGAACATACAATTAATGAAAGATGGAATTGTAAATCCACAACAGCACCCAGAGTTTGTTCAATCGTTATTTGATAAAGCAAATTACGTCAAGCGTTTAAATGATGATTTGTTTGAATTGTCCACATTAGAGTCTGGTCATTTCAGCTTCCAGTTTAGGCTGGTTCAACTGAAAACTTTCATGGAAGAGGTATGTCGAAAGTATCAAGTGGATCTTGCAAGTCAGCATATCCAATTTCAAGTGGATAAAATGGAAACCTTGCTGGACGGTCAAGAGGCTTGGTTGGATATTGAACCAATGCGCATTAAACAGGTGCTTGAAAACTATATCGGGAATGCGGTTAAGTTTAGTCGCGATATTAGTTCTACGATTGTTCTTGCTTGTTATATAGAGCGTAACAGCGATTCTGATGCGGTGACTCCTTATGAAGTTGTCATTGAAGTGAAGGACCGGGGACCTGGAGTAGCAGAGGAAGATTTACCTTATGTGTTTGACCGTTTTTACCGTAAAACAGAAGAAGTTGTAAGTGGTAGTGGGTTAGGACTTGCGATTGTAAAGGAAATAATCGAGCAGCATGAAGGGCATGTAAATGTAACAAGCAAAATCGGTGAAGGAAGTATTTTTTCCTTTTCATTGCCTGTTTATTTGAAAGAATAGCTTGCAAGTAGGGCCTGTATTTCTCTAGATGAGGTATACGGGTTTTATTTTGTGAAAATATCTTCTGAATATGACTTTTCGTCACTAAAATGCGGTGTTTCTTTTCTATATAATTATTTTAGATCTAATAGTATTTTCTAGGAGAGTTTTTTGAGAGATGAGAATGATACCTTCATATAAAAATGCAGTAAATAATTTTTTGGAAATAAAGTAAATGTAGAATAATGAGTAAAACCAAAGAAACCTAATTATTGCAGGAGAGATTACAAATGGCGACGATATTAGTAACGGATGACACGGCATTTATGCGCATACGATTGAAAGACCTATTAACTGAACTTGGTCATGAAGTGATAGGGGAAGCAGAAAATGGAAAAACTTCTGTCGAAAAATATGAAAAATTGCAACCAGATTTAGTGATGATGGATATAACTATGCCAGAAATGGATGGGATAGAAGCCTTAATAGCAATAAAAAAGAATTTTCCTGACGCAAAGATCATTATGTGCTCAGCAATGGGACAAAAGCGAATGGTTTTGGAAGCAATTCAAGCAGGAGCAAAGGACTTTCTTATAAAACCTTTTACAAAAGCCCGTATCGAGGAAGCGGTGGCTAAATTAATCTGACCTTTATGTTGGATATTTCAGGACTTCTTATTTTACGGTTAAAGTTCAAGAAACAAATGAAACTGGCGATCAAATTAGCATGCTATTCAAGGTGTACTAATAATCACGCAATCAAATGGTGAAAACACATTGATCTTATTGTCCATATGTTCATAAGTTAAAGTGCGGGGAATAGATACACAATCTAAAGAAATTACAAATCAGTCGAATTTATTTACTAGCAAAATTTTTGGAAAAACAAGTCCATCAATTTAAACTGAGATGCCCACCCAATCTGACAAGTAGAATAGAAAATCACTGTATATTTATATGTACGGTGATTTGGTTCAATGAAATAAAATATTGATATTGTTGCAAAGACTTGCTTAGTTACATGACAAACTAAGTTTTTGTTTTATAGAAATAGAATTCAAATCATGCAAAAAATGTTGAGAAAATAATATGTTTGACTTCCATAAGCTGAATAAATGCGATTATATATATCTAATTGAATGTTGGTGATTGGTTATAAAAGATTACTAATTAAGTGAAAAGCATAAATGAAAGGAAGTATGTTTCGTGGAAGAGTTTAGAAAATTAGGTACTCGGAATATTCCTAAACTACTATGGGTTATAATAGTGGTATGTTATGCTTTTCCTTTTTGTTTGGAGTTTTATATATCTGATGATAGTTTAATTGAATCTCAAGTGTCATTCGTATGGTTTATCTGTTTAATACCATCTCTAATTTTTTCATACTATAAAGGGTTCAAGGCGGGAATATTTTCGATCTTTTTTGCTACATTACTTCATGTTTTCACAAGAGTTGTTATTGAAAATGAAATGATATATACTAATTTCGAATTTTCTATTCAAGTGGAAGTAATGATTGCAAATATTCTTGTAGCTCTCCCCGTTTGTTTTTTTGTGAATCATTTACAAATAGAAAATGCTAAGCTAGAAATTGCTTATAAAGATTTAGTTCGTAAAAAAAACGAAATAAAACGATTGGCTTATATTGATCCATTAACACAATTGCCGAATAGACGTTTTTTTAACGAAAATCTGCTTAAAAACTTAAATAGTGTATCGAAAAGCGACGAAACTTTAAGTATTCTCTTTATCGATTTAGACAGTTTTAAAGAAATTAATGATACGTTCGGACACGATGTTGGAGACCTTTTACTTCAACAAGTGGCGTTCATTTTAACAAGCTGTGTTCCTGAAAATGATTGCGTAGTAAGATTAGCGGGTGATGAGTTTATCATCATGCTTCCTCTATTAAATAAAGAAAGTGCAATAGAAATTGCTAGCACAATATTACATAAATTAAAGGAACCATTTGATATAAAGGATAATCAAGTATTTGTTACACCTAGCATCGGAATTGCAGCCTATCCAGAACATGGACAAGACTCTGAAACATTGATAAAGCATGCGGATAAAGCCATGTATCAAGCTAAAAAAGCTGGAAAAAACAATTATGCTGTATATGAAACAGTTTCTCCGTGATGGGAAATTACAAATAAAACAAGCTGCTCCTAGTCATGTTCATCATGATTGGGAGCGGTTTTTTGTTTCAATGTTTGAACTTTCGACAGAATATGACTTTTCGTCACTAAAATGTGAAGGAACATTTCTATATAATCATTTAAGGACGAATAATAATTTTTTGAGGAGAGAGACGAATGAAAAATATAAAATGGACGAGAGTGATATCTTTATTTTTAGCGGTATTGTTAATTTTAAACATTTTACCTTTTGGATTGGTAGGGAAGGGATATGCAATTTCGGCGGAGACTTCTACAACAACACTAACTGCGGACAAAACGGAAGCAGTAGAAGGGGAAATGATAAATTTTAGTGCAAGTGTTAGTGGGGCGGCATCCTTTTATCAGTGTTTACCAACTCCACCAAATGGATGTATGCTTATTAAACCCCTAGTTTTCGGAGGGAATGTCGAATTCTTTGAGGGTGAGGAAGAGGAAAGTTTAGGGAAACAATATCTTGGACCGAATCCTACAGCAAATTTTTCAACTAATAAATTATCAGTAGGTACACATTCGATAAAAGCAGTGTACAGCGGATATGACGGTGTTGATCCAAGAGACAATAATCTCGATCCTAAAAGTCACTCTGTTGCACGCAGTGAGGCTACTATAACTGTAACAATCACGCCAAGTAATACTACCGCTGTTACAGGTGTGAGTTTAGATAATGGAACGTTATCTCTTACAGTAGGAGGCGTAACAGGAATATTGATTGCAACTGTTGCACCAGAAGAAGCTACGAATAAAAACGTGACGTGGATTTCTAGTAACCCAAGCGTGGCAACAGTGGCGAATGGGGTTGTAACGCCGGTAAGCATGGGTATTGCAACAATTACGGCAACCACTGTTGATGGTGGGTCTATAGCTACAAGTGTGGTAACGGTAATAAACGAGTCTCTTTCGAAACCACCTGCACCAAATGTAACGGCGGATGATATAAATGACATTATCATCGGCATTGATGAAATGATGGAATATAAAGTAAGTGGTAATTGGATTCAATATAACCCAGCTAGCCCACCAGACCTAAGTGGATTTCATTCGGTGCAAGTCAGAGTTTCAGCTAATGCAAATACAAGTGTACCGGCCGGAGATATAACAATTTTACTTTTTTCTGATAATCCACCCGCACCAATTGTAAGTGCTGATGATGTAAACAACAAAATTATAGGTGCAGACAATACGATGGAATACTCGATAGATAATGGGTACACTTGGATACCTTACAATTTAAGTAATGAACCAACTTTCCCGGGGACGATCGCGATTTTGATTAGAATTATACCTCAGGGAGAAAGTGGGTATGGGTTATCGGTGAGCTTAAGTTTTACAAATAATCCACCACCTAGTAATACGGGAAACAGTGAAAATAGTAGTTCAACACCAACACCCGCACAACCAAAAGTAGAAGAAATCAATGTAGATGTAGAAAGTGGGACATCCATCACAAAAACGCCAGTAAAGCGTATTACAGAACTAGATGGAAAGATAAAAGATGAAGTAACTTTTACACTGGATAAAGTAAAAGAAACAATAGAAAAGTTAAAAGAACAAAAACAAGATACCGCAAGAATCGTAATTCCTGATAAAGAAGACAAGGTAAATGAAGTTAGTATAACCGTTCCAAACGAATCGGTAAGTACTTTAGCAAATGGCAAAGCGAATTTAGAAATATATACAGAAAATGCGCACATATATATTCCGCAAACTTCCATGCAAAACTTTGGAGATGATCTTTATTTCCGTGTTGTTCCGATAAAAGAAGAAGTCAAGAAAATTGAAGTAGAGGAACGAGCGAAAAAAGAAACAATGGTTCAACAAGTAGTTGGCAATAAAAAAGTAAACGTATTAGGACGACCGTTGGAAATCGAAACAAATATGCAAAATCGTTCGGTCGACTTAACATTACCTCTTCCAACAAATGCAACAAAAGAACAAATGGATAACTTAGCTATTTTCATCGAACATAGCGATGGAACAAAAGAAGTTGTACAAGGAAAGTTAGTAGAGTTTAGTAAAAATACACAAGGTATACAATTTAACGTTACCAAATTCTCTACATTCACAGTCTTGTACATGGAGGGTGCAGCGAAGTATTTTGCACAAAATTCATGTGGAGAGATTGCTAAAACGAGCTGTCTTCAAGTGAACAAAACAACTCCTGTGTATGTGCTGGAAAATAACCGCTTGAAAAAAGTAGGAGAAGCTGTAAAAGGACCAAATTTACCTGTCAAACAAGCGATTTCTCCTATGCTTGGACTTGGTGGAGACATCTGGCTAGAAAGAACAGCAGTCATTTCTTACGAAACACCATCCAAAGAAATGATTGCTAAAAATCAATTACCGGCGAACAAACGTCCAAAACAAATTTGGAAAGGCCAAGAGCTAAATCCAGGTCAAATCGGTAAAGTTACTATCTTAAAAGAAACTGTCATTTGGCAATCAATTGATAAAACAACGAAACTACCAAGAGTCTTGAAAAAAGGTGAACAATACAGAGTGTATCGCTATGTTCCGGCTATGTACCAAATTAGTGATCAACAATATATCGTACAAGATTCAAACGTAGTACTCATCAAAAAATAATTACGGTGTTCATGATTAGCAAATCGCTCCTAGTCATATTAATTATGATTAGGAGTGTTTTTTATTGCAGAATTACAAGTTTGTTACAAGTATAAGATGGGTGTTTGGGATTGTTACGGGTGCCTGGCACCCGTAACAATCCAATAACAAAAATTAGCAAATTATGTTGGTATCTTTTATGATTAGGAAAAGGGGGATGAAAAAATGAGAAAAGCGTTAGTTTTAGGGGGAACTAAATTTTTTGGTGTTCATCTAGTGGAAGCTTTATTGGAAAAAGGATTTGAAGTAACGATTGCAACACGAGGAAAAACTGTGGATCCGTTTTCAACAAGAGTGAAAAGAATTGCATGCGATCGATTGAATTTGGTAGACAATAAGGAACGTTTTGAAAATGAAAAATGGGATATTATTTTTGACCAAATTTGTTATTCTTCCCAGGAAGCAATGGATGCAATTGAAGTGTTTAAGGATAAGACGGATAAATATGTTTTTACTTCTTCTAAGTCCGTGTACGATGAAGGAAATGGAGAAGTAGGATATGTGGAAGATGATTTTATTCCAAAAGAGTATAAAATTATTCAAGGACCAAAAGAGGACTTCTCATACAATGAAGGAAAACGGCTTGCAGAAGCTGTATTTTTTCAAAACGCTCCATTTCCAGTTGTGGCTGTAAGATTCCCAATCGTAATAGGTTTGAATGATTATACAGAGCGACTTAATTTCTATATTGAGAAAATAGCAAGTCAAGGGGAAATACATCTTATAAACCCGGATGCTTGTATGGATTTCATTTCAGAGGAAGAAGCGGGGCAGTTTCTCGCGTGGATTGGTCTTTCAGATTTCACAGGACCTGTAAATGCTACTTCTGAAGGCAAGGTGAAATTAAGTGAGTTGATTAGCATCATTGAAGACAAAACGAAAGCTACTGCAATTATCTCTTCGGCACCGAGTGATAATAATGTTTCTCCATATAATATTGCCAAGACCTGGCTTATTAGTAATGAGCGGGCAAAAAGTTTAGGTTATAAATTTAGGGATTTGAATGAATATATGCCCTTATTAATTGAAGATACTTTAAAGAAGATAAGATAACATATTAAATATAGAAATAGCCGCCCTATCGATGTACGATGGGCGGCTATTATTATGTTACAAGTTTCTTACGGGTGCCTGGCACCAGTAACACTGCTGTAATAATTTTCATCCAATAAACCTCGCAAGTTCTTGGTTGAACTTGTCTTTTTCACAATAGAATAATCCGTGGCCGCTGTATTCAAAAGGTATCAAAATGGAGTTTTGTATACTTTGATGCATTAATTCGCCTAAAACGAAGGGGCATACTTTATCTTGTTTTCCATGCATTATTGCTGTCGGTACTTGAATGTGTGGTAAATCATTTCGGAGATCCTCGTCGCGAAGGGAGACTAAACATTTCGCAGTTGCGTTACCAGATGCGATTAATCCGAGACCATGGAACCATTCTATAAAGCTCTTTGTTAAATATCGAGCAAAGAAGATATCTCCAAAATCACTTAGCATTTTAGGTCGATCTGCGTAGGTTGATTCTATAAGATTATTGACTTCTTCGATTGTTTTTCCATATGGGAAATCCGGTCGTTGTGTGAAAATAGGTGCTGCTGCCCCGATCAGTGCAAGTTTAGCAACTTGATGTCCGCTGTGACGGGCCATGTATCGGATCGAAATGGCTCCACCCATGGAATGTCCTGCAAGTGTAATATTCTCCAATCCTAATGTATCAATAATGATGCGGATATCATCAGCCAACCGGTCATATGAATATCCATCCCAAGGTCGATTCGATTTCCCAAACCCTCGAATATCAATCCCGATGCAGCGATAGCCCATTGCAGGGAGATGGTTGAACTGGTACTCGAACATCTGATGGTTCGCCGGCCATCCGTGTACGAATAATATCGTTTTAGTGGAGGCTGGGTTAATATCCTCGACATAAATATTCACACCTTTTTCTACTTTTACGTAATACCCCATCATAATCCCTCCCAATTTTATGCCGATTTACTAGTGTATGAATTTATAGGAGGCATTATTCGATATAGAAGGATGTGAGGCTGAAATTGTAACTTCAGCCGTTATTTTCTGTTGAAGGAGTATGTCTTATTTTATTCGCAAAAAGCTCTTCTGTTGTTTCTATAAATAAAGGGAGGTATGATATTTTTAATGAAATTAGCATTTCTTAAAAAGGTGTTTTTTATTAATGTTTAAAAAAATATGGATAGTAATCGAGTGTTTTCTCTTTCTTCAAGGATGTGAAGGTGATGAGAAAATAGGACTTATTACTAATAGAAAGGAATACGAGCTGATGAATGAGCAATTATTAATAGGGGTGCAACAAAGGGATATACATATTTTACGGCAGTTAATTAAGGAAGGGGTTCCAATCGATGGGCAGGATACACAAGGAAGAACTGCTTTGATGATCGCTACTTATGCGAACGATGTTGAAATTGCAAAGGTACTAATTGACGCTGGTGCGGATGTGAATGTTAGAGATCAAATGAAAAATAGTCCATTTCTTTATGCAGGTGCGGAAGGTTACTTGGAGATTTTACAGCTAACAATCGCAGCAGGAGCAGACCCAACAATTACGAATCGCTACGGAGGGGTTGCGTTGATTCCCGCTTCGGAACACGGTTATGTTGAGGTGGTTAATGAACTCCTTACAAATACTACAATTAATGTGAATCATGTGAATAATCTAGGGTGGACTGCTTTATTGGAAGCAATTATCTTGAATGATGGGAACGAAAAGCAACAACAAATTTTACAGTTGTTAATAAACCACGGAGCAGATGTAAATCTTCCTGATCAAGCTAAAGTCACTCCTTTACAACATGCAAGGAAAAGAGGTTTTAAGGAGATAGAAAAGATTTTATTGAAAGCTGGAGCAAATTAGATTTTGCGATAGAAGCATTTTCTTTTACAAACGTATGTGCATCTAATGTCATGTTTTTCTACTGCTTAGCAAGTCAACATACTGACAAATAATCGCTTTATCCGACAAAATTCGAGGAGGATAAATTGATTTGTAAGGGAGATTTTGCTATCCTTTAAATTGTGAGTAAATAATATTAATTATCACCTTGGAGGGTTTATACATGGCAGAACGTATGGTAGGAAAACAAGCACCACGATTTACAATGGACGCAGTATTAGCGGACAAGTCTTTTGGTAAAGTAAATTTAGAAGAAATTATGAAAGAAGATAAATGGACAGTATTATTCTTTTATCCAATGGATTTTACATTTGTTTGTCCAACTGAAATCACAGCAATGTCTGATCGTTATGATGAATTTCAAGATTTAGATGCGGAAGTTATTGGGGTATCTACAGATACGATTCATACGCATTTAGCTTGGATTAACACAGCTCGTCAAGACAATGGTTTGGGTGAATTAAAATATCCATTAGCTGCAGATACAAATCATGCAGTTGCACGCGAATATGGTGTGTTAATCGAGGAAGAAGGAATTGCACTTCGCGGTCTATTCATCATCAATCCTGAAGGTGAAATGCAATACCAAACAGTATTCCACAATAACATCGGTCGTGATGTTGATGAAACACTTCGCGTACTTCAAGCGCTTCAAACTGGTGGTCTTTGTCCAGCAAACTGGCGCCCAGGTCAAAAAACGCTTTAATTTACAAGAGCATCTAAGTGAATTTAAAATAGTTCTCCATGGATTAACTAGCTCATGGGGAACTTTTTACATAGAGAAAAGGAGGATTTTCAAATGAAATTACGTACACCAATGCCAGAATTGACTGGTTCTACAGCATGGTTGAATGGTGAAG
The nucleotide sequence above comes from Psychrobacillus glaciei. Encoded proteins:
- a CDS encoding GGDEF domain-containing protein yields the protein MEEFRKLGTRNIPKLLWVIIVVCYAFPFCLEFYISDDSLIESQVSFVWFICLIPSLIFSYYKGFKAGIFSIFFATLLHVFTRVVIENEMIYTNFEFSIQVEVMIANILVALPVCFFVNHLQIENAKLEIAYKDLVRKKNEIKRLAYIDPLTQLPNRRFFNENLLKNLNSVSKSDETLSILFIDLDSFKEINDTFGHDVGDLLLQQVAFILTSCVPENDCVVRLAGDEFIIMLPLLNKESAIEIASTILHKLKEPFDIKDNQVFVTPSIGIAAYPEHGQDSETLIKHADKAMYQAKKAGKNNYAVYETVSP
- a CDS encoding NAD-dependent epimerase/dehydratase family protein, which codes for MRKALVLGGTKFFGVHLVEALLEKGFEVTIATRGKTVDPFSTRVKRIACDRLNLVDNKERFENEKWDIIFDQICYSSQEAMDAIEVFKDKTDKYVFTSSKSVYDEGNGEVGYVEDDFIPKEYKIIQGPKEDFSYNEGKRLAEAVFFQNAPFPVVAVRFPIVIGLNDYTERLNFYIEKIASQGEIHLINPDACMDFISEEEAGQFLAWIGLSDFTGPVNATSEGKVKLSELISIIEDKTKATAIISSAPSDNNVSPYNIAKTWLISNERAKSLGYKFRDLNEYMPLLIEDTLKKIR
- a CDS encoding peroxiredoxin; this encodes MAERMVGKQAPRFTMDAVLADKSFGKVNLEEIMKEDKWTVLFFYPMDFTFVCPTEITAMSDRYDEFQDLDAEVIGVSTDTIHTHLAWINTARQDNGLGELKYPLAADTNHAVAREYGVLIEEEGIALRGLFIINPEGEMQYQTVFHNNIGRDVDETLRVLQALQTGGLCPANWRPGQKTL
- a CDS encoding alpha/beta fold hydrolase, translated to MGYYVKVEKGVNIYVEDINPASTKTILFVHGWPANHQMFEYQFNHLPAMGYRCIGIDIRGFGKSNRPWDGYSYDRLADDIRIIIDTLGLENITLAGHSMGGAISIRYMARHSGHQVAKLALIGAAAPIFTQRPDFPYGKTIEEVNNLIESTYADRPKMLSDFGDIFFARYLTKSFIEWFHGLGLIASGNATAKCLVSLRDEDLRNDLPHIQVPTAIMHGKQDKVCPFVLGELMHQSIQNSILIPFEYSGHGLFYCEKDKFNQELARFIG
- a CDS encoding ankyrin repeat domain-containing protein, which produces MFKKIWIVIECFLFLQGCEGDEKIGLITNRKEYELMNEQLLIGVQQRDIHILRQLIKEGVPIDGQDTQGRTALMIATYANDVEIAKVLIDAGADVNVRDQMKNSPFLYAGAEGYLEILQLTIAAGADPTITNRYGGVALIPASEHGYVEVVNELLTNTTINVNHVNNLGWTALLEAIILNDGNEKQQQILQLLINHGADVNLPDQAKVTPLQHARKRGFKEIEKILLKAGAN
- a CDS encoding response regulator, producing the protein MATILVTDDTAFMRIRLKDLLTELGHEVIGEAENGKTSVEKYEKLQPDLVMMDITMPEMDGIEALIAIKKNFPDAKIIMCSAMGQKRMVLEAIQAGAKDFLIKPFTKARIEEAVAKLI
- a CDS encoding DUF4073 domain-containing protein; translated protein: MKNIKWTRVISLFLAVLLILNILPFGLVGKGYAISAETSTTTLTADKTEAVEGEMINFSASVSGAASFYQCLPTPPNGCMLIKPLVFGGNVEFFEGEEEESLGKQYLGPNPTANFSTNKLSVGTHSIKAVYSGYDGVDPRDNNLDPKSHSVARSEATITVTITPSNTTAVTGVSLDNGTLSLTVGGVTGILIATVAPEEATNKNVTWISSNPSVATVANGVVTPVSMGIATITATTVDGGSIATSVVTVINESLSKPPAPNVTADDINDIIIGIDEMMEYKVSGNWIQYNPASPPDLSGFHSVQVRVSANANTSVPAGDITILLFSDNPPAPIVSADDVNNKIIGADNTMEYSIDNGYTWIPYNLSNEPTFPGTIAILIRIIPQGESGYGLSVSLSFTNNPPPSNTGNSENSSSTPTPAQPKVEEINVDVESGTSITKTPVKRITELDGKIKDEVTFTLDKVKETIEKLKEQKQDTARIVIPDKEDKVNEVSITVPNESVSTLANGKANLEIYTENAHIYIPQTSMQNFGDDLYFRVVPIKEEVKKIEVEERAKKETMVQQVVGNKKVNVLGRPLEIETNMQNRSVDLTLPLPTNATKEQMDNLAIFIEHSDGTKEVVQGKLVEFSKNTQGIQFNVTKFSTFTVLYMEGAAKYFAQNSCGEIAKTSCLQVNKTTPVYVLENNRLKKVGEAVKGPNLPVKQAISPMLGLGGDIWLERTAVISYETPSKEMIAKNQLPANKRPKQIWKGQELNPGQIGKVTILKETVIWQSIDKTTKLPRVLKKGEQYRVYRYVPAMYQISDQQYIVQDSNVVLIKK